In Litoribrevibacter albus, a genomic segment contains:
- a CDS encoding VWA domain-containing protein — MIFAWPLVFLLLPLPWLILRFQTSTEEQQQSPIYMPGASQWELTQGRVSSNASQRVDSKWIMALVMISWLFFIVALARPQWIGEPIPLPAKGHDLLLAVDLSGSMDMEDMVYQNKRLNRLNTVKLVVRDFLKERQGDRVGLVVFGDAAFIHTPITRDLESVSTLLMEAQVEMAGPNTAIGDAIIKSTEVLRKQPEDARIMILLTDGANTAGEIQPLPAAEIAAKHGIKIYTIGIGADSMTRSSLFGLLNNTVNPSKDLDEKTLKSIAEQTAGLYFRAKNPEQLESIYQKINALEPIDQDEQFIHPVKEWFYWPLSLCFLLYFAAFSLKHFDQLTTWIGPFRSSTRSATNQIDQKEGQM; from the coding sequence ATGATATTCGCATGGCCACTTGTATTCCTTTTACTGCCATTACCCTGGCTTATTTTGCGCTTTCAAACGTCCACCGAAGAACAGCAGCAATCCCCTATTTATATGCCGGGTGCCAGCCAATGGGAATTAACACAAGGTAGAGTTTCCTCTAACGCATCCCAGCGCGTCGATTCCAAGTGGATCATGGCTCTGGTCATGATCAGCTGGTTATTTTTTATTGTTGCCTTGGCGCGTCCTCAGTGGATTGGCGAACCTATTCCCCTTCCTGCGAAAGGCCACGACCTGCTGCTCGCCGTGGACCTATCCGGCAGTATGGATATGGAAGATATGGTCTATCAAAACAAACGTCTCAACCGTTTAAACACCGTAAAACTGGTGGTGCGAGACTTCCTGAAAGAACGTCAGGGAGATCGGGTTGGCTTAGTAGTGTTTGGTGATGCCGCCTTTATCCATACACCGATCACCCGTGATCTTGAATCAGTGAGCACGCTTCTGATGGAAGCACAGGTAGAAATGGCAGGCCCGAACACCGCTATTGGTGATGCCATTATTAAGTCCACTGAAGTGCTGCGTAAACAACCAGAAGATGCCCGCATCATGATTCTTCTTACCGACGGTGCGAATACCGCTGGCGAAATTCAGCCCTTACCGGCCGCCGAGATTGCGGCCAAGCATGGCATTAAGATCTATACCATCGGGATTGGCGCTGACAGTATGACGCGAAGCAGTCTCTTCGGATTACTCAATAACACGGTAAATCCATCAAAAGATCTTGATGAAAAAACATTGAAATCCATCGCGGAACAAACCGCTGGCTTGTATTTCCGCGCGAAAAACCCTGAACAGCTCGAAAGCATCTACCAAAAGATTAATGCCTTAGAACCAATTGATCAGGATGAGCAATTCATTCATCCAGTGAAAGAGTGGTTCTATTGGCCGTTGAGCCTATGTTTTCTTCTATATTTCGCGGCGTTTAGCTTGAAACACTTTGACCAGCTCACGACATGGATTGGTCCATTTCGAAGCTCAACACGCTCCGCTACCAATCAGATTGATCAAAAAGAGGGGCAGATGTAA
- a CDS encoding DUF4381 domain-containing protein produces the protein MNGLQSASPTGAQDLTQLIGEVIESPTIDNGPLVWPPAIGWWIITALLIIVCIVIVIKTRQYLQKRAEYRFLNNALESLSAPDSSASSDEKAEFIRQLNRALKAISIQKYGAAQVAALSGKAWLQFLDQSGQCNHFTQGAGQVFGVGLYQKSLPNEPDLEHLKELCEQWCKEVCQ, from the coding sequence ATGAACGGATTGCAATCCGCCAGCCCAACTGGCGCACAGGATTTAACTCAGTTAATTGGTGAAGTGATCGAATCACCCACCATAGACAACGGCCCTTTGGTTTGGCCGCCGGCCATCGGTTGGTGGATTATCACAGCCCTTTTGATCATCGTTTGTATTGTTATCGTGATAAAAACCCGCCAATACCTTCAGAAACGTGCGGAATACAGATTCTTAAACAATGCCCTTGAATCACTGTCAGCACCCGATTCCAGCGCATCATCCGATGAAAAGGCCGAATTCATCCGACAGCTCAACCGAGCCCTGAAAGCCATTTCCATTCAAAAATACGGAGCAGCCCAAGTAGCAGCCTTGTCTGGAAAAGCCTGGCTCCAGTTCCTCGACCAAAGCGGTCAATGCAACCACTTTACCCAAGGTGCAGGCCAAGTGTTTGGTGTTGGCCTGTATCAGAAATCACTGCCTAACGAGCCGGATCTGGAGCATCTGAAAGAACTGTGTGAACAGTGGTGCAAGGAGGTCTGCCAATGA
- a CDS encoding NAD-glutamate dehydrogenase encodes MERTLDKFAEIVQERLQGKKGQDVEAFGKHLISCAPREDIEALKPSDLYGLVLDTWQFIQDFEDDLFKIRVFNPDYEQNAWQSTHTIIQVLGQNMPFMIDSMRMELNRRHITIHSIHYSLIATKRDNKNLLTSWNRPENDKIDKEVIIHLEIDRHTAKKQLDELQNALAQILKDVETCVHDYKSMQEKVLAISEEINKPVKGLAKKDQKEACEFLSWLDNNHFTYLGYDEFSFDEKSNSLKRQRGNQFGLLKHYRRDEAEIEFCLGKDLKEVYGSPVLQFLKSGVRSHIHRPAYPDYLIVKRFDEEGNLTGLARILGVYTSEVYTADPSSIPIVRNKVDSICDRFVEHGNMQERNMLLRILAVYPRDELFQSSVKELGEIAVGVLQIRERRKIRLFVRQGRFGMFANCLLYMPRDLYSTELRERIQNILVEEHNATDIEFTTYFSESILARTHFIVRLDSTNRAKPNHQELEQKVIRACSDWEDDLEHALVDQFGEEKGSALSLRFGEAFRAGYKSDFQPRTAVADIEHIHELDEGKPLALSFYRSPEDEDHQLRLRLFKRNSPLPLSDVMPVLEQMGLHVLGEHPYKIHPKDEDIVWLHDFRMRTKEDYELDVPLVRENFEETIFRVWEGELASDTFNELVLKAGLNTFQVNMLRAYASYMKQIRFGFSQTYISSTLANHQCLVQKLVELFEAKFNPELADQEKAECLREEILKELEDVSNLNEDRILRRYIELISATLRTNAYVQDEEGRTRPYLSFKFSPALIPDMPLPRPLFEIFVYSPRVEGVHLRGGRVARGGLRWSDRLEDYRTEVLGLVKAQQVKNSVIVPAGAKGGFIAKRLTPSMSREEFQNEGVACYQQFISGLLDVTDNLVEGNVVPPKDVIRLDEDDTYLVVAADKGTATFSDIANAIAIKYGFWLGDAFASGGSDGYDHKKMGITARGAWVSVQRHFRERGIDVQTDNITVVGIGDMGGDVFGNGMLRSKAIKLVAAFNHMHIFIDPHPDPEKSFVERERMFYMPRSTWEDFDSNLISQGGGVYSRSAKWIKITPEMKEVFGITADRLAPNDMIQHLLKAEVDLLWNGGIGTYVKSSEETNSQVGDRANDSLRINGKDLRAKVIGEGGNLGFTQRGRIEYALNGGACYTDAIDNAGGVDCSDHEVNIKILLQHLMEKGELTLKQRNDMLVDMTAEVADLVLKNNYRQATSISNASQRNFAKINEYMRFISHLEDSGRLNRDLEFLPNNEVLDERRRQEIGLTRPELSVLISYAKNELKDTLSDAEGLDDPYVLKEALREFPVRLRHKYFEEIMSLRLNREIVATQLANEIVNLMGDLFVHRMRNSTGLPDGQIAKAFIVARDVFRLREWWLAIDKLDHQVNSKMQFVCHERLMRLIRRATRWFLRNTNLEQPLEQIVDTYRPVMDSLFDHLDDHLSDTVRDEWMTQKQEFIDSGVPEDLARFVTGTPSLYGALTICDAARDTNTDVDTTAGLFFKLREKLGLHWFIQQVNGLEVTNHWQGLAREALMDDMDWQQKALLIHIMNCQVAEGPESDVKMCLVNWFDESSPMVQRWLTLLNEVRNTENPELAMFTVAMRELSNLAHV; translated from the coding sequence GTGGAAAGAACATTGGATAAGTTTGCTGAGATTGTTCAGGAACGACTTCAAGGGAAAAAAGGTCAGGATGTAGAGGCGTTTGGCAAGCACCTGATCAGCTGTGCCCCCAGGGAGGACATTGAGGCACTGAAGCCATCTGATTTGTATGGTTTGGTGCTGGATACCTGGCAGTTTATTCAGGACTTTGAAGATGATCTCTTCAAGATTCGGGTCTTTAATCCGGATTATGAACAGAATGCCTGGCAGTCAACGCACACTATTATTCAGGTGTTAGGTCAGAATATGCCGTTCATGATTGATTCCATGCGTATGGAGTTGAATCGTCGACACATCACCATTCATTCAATTCATTACAGCCTGATTGCCACTAAACGAGACAATAAAAATTTACTGACGTCCTGGAATCGACCTGAAAACGACAAGATCGATAAAGAAGTCATTATTCATCTGGAAATCGATCGCCATACCGCTAAAAAACAATTAGACGAACTTCAAAACGCGCTCGCCCAGATTCTTAAAGATGTAGAAACCTGTGTGCACGACTATAAGTCCATGCAGGAAAAAGTCTTGGCGATTTCTGAAGAGATTAATAAGCCGGTGAAAGGGCTGGCTAAAAAAGATCAGAAAGAAGCGTGCGAATTCCTTTCATGGTTGGATAACAATCACTTTACATACCTTGGCTATGATGAATTCAGCTTCGACGAGAAGAGCAATAGTCTGAAGCGTCAACGTGGTAATCAGTTTGGTTTGTTAAAGCACTATCGCCGGGACGAAGCCGAAATTGAATTCTGTTTAGGTAAGGACCTTAAGGAAGTCTATGGTAGCCCAGTACTGCAATTCCTAAAGTCCGGTGTTCGTTCACATATCCATCGCCCAGCGTATCCTGATTACCTCATCGTTAAACGATTTGATGAAGAGGGTAATTTGACAGGCTTGGCTCGTATCCTGGGGGTTTATACCTCTGAAGTATATACGGCGGACCCGTCTTCTATTCCTATTGTGCGGAATAAAGTCGACAGCATCTGCGATCGGTTTGTTGAACATGGCAATATGCAAGAACGTAATATGTTGTTGCGTATTCTGGCTGTGTACCCTCGTGATGAGCTGTTTCAATCCAGTGTAAAAGAGCTGGGTGAGATCGCAGTAGGCGTGCTTCAAATTCGCGAGCGTCGCAAAATCCGTTTATTCGTTCGGCAAGGGCGCTTCGGAATGTTTGCGAACTGCTTGTTGTACATGCCGAGAGATTTGTACTCAACTGAGTTACGTGAACGCATTCAGAATATTTTGGTGGAAGAACACAACGCTACGGACATCGAATTTACCACCTATTTCTCTGAGTCCATCTTGGCTCGTACTCACTTCATTGTTCGTCTGGATTCAACCAACCGCGCTAAGCCGAATCATCAAGAACTAGAACAAAAAGTGATTCGTGCGTGTTCAGATTGGGAAGACGATCTGGAACATGCTCTGGTAGATCAGTTTGGTGAAGAGAAGGGCAGTGCGCTGTCTCTTCGCTTTGGTGAAGCCTTCCGTGCCGGTTATAAATCCGATTTCCAACCGCGTACCGCTGTGGCGGACATCGAACACATTCACGAGTTGGATGAAGGCAAGCCTTTGGCGCTGAGCTTCTATCGATCACCAGAAGACGAAGATCATCAGTTACGTTTGCGTTTGTTTAAACGCAACAGCCCGTTACCATTGTCTGATGTGATGCCAGTTCTCGAACAAATGGGACTTCATGTGCTGGGCGAGCATCCATACAAGATTCATCCAAAAGATGAAGATATTGTTTGGCTACATGATTTCCGTATGCGGACTAAAGAAGATTACGAACTGGATGTCCCGTTAGTTCGTGAGAACTTTGAAGAAACTATCTTCCGAGTGTGGGAAGGTGAGCTGGCCAGTGATACCTTCAACGAGTTGGTATTAAAAGCCGGGTTGAATACCTTCCAGGTGAATATGCTTCGGGCTTACGCTTCGTATATGAAGCAAATTCGTTTTGGTTTCTCACAAACCTACATTAGCTCTACGTTAGCCAATCATCAGTGTTTGGTTCAAAAACTGGTTGAGCTGTTTGAGGCCAAGTTTAATCCTGAATTAGCGGATCAAGAAAAAGCAGAGTGCCTACGTGAAGAAATTCTGAAGGAGTTGGAAGACGTATCAAACCTGAACGAAGATCGCATCTTGCGTCGCTATATCGAATTGATCTCTGCGACCTTGCGGACCAATGCTTATGTTCAGGATGAAGAAGGGCGTACGCGTCCGTATTTATCCTTCAAATTCTCACCGGCCCTGATTCCTGACATGCCACTTCCTAGGCCATTGTTTGAAATCTTTGTGTATTCGCCTCGTGTGGAAGGGGTTCACTTACGCGGTGGTCGTGTAGCACGTGGTGGCCTGCGATGGTCGGATCGTCTGGAAGATTATCGAACCGAAGTGCTTGGTCTGGTTAAAGCTCAGCAGGTTAAGAACTCAGTGATTGTTCCGGCAGGTGCGAAAGGTGGCTTCATCGCTAAGCGCCTAACGCCTTCCATGAGTCGTGAAGAATTCCAAAATGAAGGCGTTGCGTGTTATCAGCAGTTCATTAGTGGCCTGTTGGATGTGACGGACAATCTGGTGGAGGGGAACGTTGTTCCACCTAAAGATGTAATCCGTTTGGATGAAGACGACACCTATCTGGTTGTGGCAGCGGACAAAGGCACTGCGACCTTCTCTGATATTGCCAATGCCATTGCCATTAAATACGGCTTCTGGCTGGGCGATGCCTTTGCTTCGGGCGGCTCCGACGGGTACGACCATAAGAAAATGGGCATTACTGCCCGTGGCGCTTGGGTCTCTGTTCAGCGACATTTCCGTGAGCGTGGCATCGATGTTCAAACAGACAACATTACCGTGGTCGGTATCGGTGACATGGGCGGGGACGTGTTTGGTAACGGCATGTTGCGTTCAAAAGCCATTAAGTTGGTGGCAGCATTTAACCACATGCACATCTTCATTGATCCGCATCCAGACCCGGAAAAGAGTTTTGTAGAACGTGAACGTATGTTCTATATGCCTCGTTCAACCTGGGAAGACTTCGATTCCAACCTGATCTCTCAAGGTGGCGGTGTTTATTCCCGTTCGGCTAAGTGGATCAAGATCACACCTGAAATGAAGGAAGTGTTCGGCATCACTGCAGATCGTTTGGCGCCAAACGATATGATCCAGCATCTGTTAAAAGCAGAAGTGGATTTGCTCTGGAACGGAGGTATCGGCACCTATGTGAAATCCTCTGAAGAGACCAATTCGCAGGTGGGTGATCGTGCTAATGATTCCTTACGAATCAATGGTAAGGATTTAAGAGCAAAAGTGATTGGGGAAGGGGGCAACCTCGGCTTTACCCAGCGTGGCCGTATTGAATACGCATTGAATGGCGGTGCCTGTTACACCGATGCCATTGATAATGCCGGTGGTGTGGATTGTTCTGACCACGAGGTAAATATCAAAATTCTATTGCAACACCTCATGGAGAAGGGCGAGCTTACACTTAAACAGCGTAACGACATGCTGGTCGATATGACGGCCGAAGTGGCGGATCTGGTATTAAAAAATAACTACCGTCAGGCCACCTCAATATCGAATGCATCGCAACGCAACTTTGCCAAGATCAATGAATACATGCGTTTTATTTCGCACCTGGAAGACTCTGGGCGTTTGAACAGAGACCTTGAGTTCTTACCAAACAATGAAGTGTTGGATGAGCGGCGTAGACAAGAGATTGGTCTCACTCGTCCTGAGCTGTCAGTACTGATTTCTTACGCCAAGAATGAATTGAAAGATACCTTGTCTGATGCAGAAGGTTTGGATGATCCGTATGTGCTGAAAGAAGCACTGCGTGAGTTCCCTGTACGCCTTCGACATAAGTATTTTGAAGAAATCATGTCGTTACGCTTGAACCGCGAAATCGTTGCAACCCAGCTTGCGAACGAAATTGTGAATCTGATGGGCGATCTGTTTGTTCATCGTATGCGTAACTCCACAGGCTTACCGGATGGGCAAATCGCCAAAGCCTTTATTGTTGCTCGTGATGTATTCCGTCTAAGAGAATGGTGGCTGGCCATTGATAAGTTGGATCATCAGGTGAACAGCAAAATGCAGTTTGTCTGTCATGAACGCTTGATGCGCTTGATTCGACGAGCCACTCGCTGGTTCCTTCGCAACACCAATCTTGAGCAGCCATTGGAGCAAATCGTTGATACTTACCGTCCGGTAATGGACTCGCTCTTTGATCATCTCGACGATCATCTCAGCGATACCGTACGCGATGAGTGGATGACGCAGAAACAAGAGTTTATCGACTCGGGTGTCCCAGAAGATTTAGCTCGGTTTGTGACTGGCACGCCATCGCTTTACGGAGCTCTGACAATTTGTGATGCAGCACGTGATACCAATACCGATGTCGATACCACGGCAGGGCTCTTCTTCAAATTGCGTGAAAAACTGGGGCTTCATTGGTTCATTCAGCAGGTTAATGGTTTGGAAGTGACGAACC
- a CDS encoding DUF58 domain-containing protein, whose amino-acid sequence MLETLFNKRKSATDRPSDNARSHGVVDDISCMGAYADKQTLLQLAAAGSKINLAKATYALSRNSGTHHSNQRGRGMEFIESRHYQPGDDIRSIDWRVTARTGKTHTKVFAEEREQPVFVLCDQSPYMFFGSQVRFKSVQATNIAALIAWSSLKQGDRFGGEILGENSHSELFKLSRNRSRLLQFLEKSVEMNHRLNNHCSANYSALAKKLHQLKYMVTPGTRLYVLSDIYAYTPNALKALAQLSAHTEITLFAINDPLEIEPPCTGQTRISLGGQVMSVLLSKQQQQTIVNHYQNHYQQVVSYLNNWNIPLISVNTTDNPIDLFNTRASKHRLTKRHQEVEQR is encoded by the coding sequence ATGTTAGAGACTCTGTTTAACAAGCGAAAATCTGCAACCGACCGCCCTTCTGACAACGCCAGATCTCATGGTGTGGTGGATGATATTTCCTGCATGGGGGCTTATGCCGACAAGCAAACCTTGCTGCAATTGGCGGCGGCAGGTAGCAAAATCAATCTTGCCAAGGCGACTTATGCGTTAAGTAGGAATTCTGGAACACACCATTCCAACCAGCGTGGTCGGGGCATGGAGTTCATCGAATCCCGTCATTACCAACCGGGTGATGACATTCGAAGCATCGATTGGCGTGTTACTGCTCGTACAGGAAAAACCCACACCAAGGTATTTGCAGAAGAGCGAGAGCAACCGGTTTTTGTGTTGTGTGATCAAAGCCCTTACATGTTCTTTGGCAGTCAGGTGCGTTTTAAAAGCGTTCAGGCGACCAACATAGCAGCACTCATTGCCTGGAGCAGCCTTAAACAAGGTGACCGTTTCGGTGGGGAAATCCTTGGTGAAAACAGTCATTCAGAACTGTTCAAACTGTCACGTAACCGCTCCCGTCTGCTGCAGTTTTTAGAAAAATCTGTGGAAATGAATCATCGTCTGAACAACCACTGTTCAGCAAACTATTCTGCTTTGGCTAAAAAACTTCATCAATTGAAGTACATGGTAACGCCTGGAACGCGCCTGTATGTGCTCTCAGATATCTATGCCTACACACCAAATGCATTAAAAGCGCTGGCACAGCTTTCTGCCCATACCGAAATAACCTTATTTGCAATCAACGACCCGCTGGAAATCGAACCACCGTGCACCGGCCAAACTCGTATCAGTCTTGGCGGACAAGTGATGTCGGTTCTCTTATCCAAGCAACAACAGCAAACCATTGTGAATCACTACCAGAACCATTATCAGCAAGTGGTGAGCTATCTGAATAACTGGAACATTCCGCTTATTTCAGTCAACACCACAGACAATCCGATCGATTTATTTAACACGCGAGCATCTAAACATCGCCTCACTAAGCGTCATCAGGAGGTTGAACAAAGATGA
- a CDS encoding AAA family ATPase yields the protein MSQANFKDAQSYLSNQILGQEQLVNRLLICLICGGHLLVEGAPGLAKTKAIKTLSDLLEGDFQRIQFTPDLLPSDITGTEIYRSQTSTFEFQKGPIFHNLVLADEINRAPAKVQAALLEAMAEKQVSVGSKTYPLDDLFMVMATQNPIEQEGTYPLPEAQLDRFLLHCNVDYPNAEHEKQILRLVRGEQTADFPKPETMLTKQAIFTARKEIAELHMSDAVEDYIVHLTMATRTPDKYDSDLAHWIEFGVSPRATIALDQVSRAHAWLNGQDFVAPDNVMSVLHDVFRHRLLLTYGAQAEHIVTDMVIDRLLDVVPVA from the coding sequence ATGTCACAAGCTAATTTCAAAGACGCTCAAAGTTATTTAAGTAACCAAATTCTAGGTCAGGAACAATTAGTTAATCGTTTGCTGATTTGTCTTATCTGTGGTGGTCATTTACTGGTAGAAGGTGCACCGGGGCTGGCAAAAACCAAAGCCATCAAAACGTTATCGGATTTACTGGAAGGAGATTTCCAGCGAATACAGTTCACGCCGGATCTTCTCCCGTCAGATATTACGGGGACAGAGATCTATCGTTCCCAAACCTCGACCTTTGAGTTCCAGAAAGGCCCTATCTTCCATAACCTGGTACTGGCCGATGAAATTAACCGTGCCCCAGCCAAGGTACAGGCGGCGCTTCTGGAAGCGATGGCCGAGAAACAAGTGAGTGTGGGCAGCAAAACTTACCCGCTTGATGACCTATTCATGGTGATGGCGACTCAAAACCCGATCGAGCAAGAAGGCACTTACCCGCTGCCAGAAGCTCAGCTTGACCGTTTCTTACTTCACTGTAATGTGGATTACCCGAATGCCGAGCATGAGAAACAAATCTTGAGATTGGTGCGTGGCGAGCAAACGGCAGACTTCCCTAAACCAGAGACCATGCTGACCAAACAAGCCATCTTCACTGCTCGCAAAGAAATTGCCGAATTGCACATGTCGGATGCGGTTGAGGATTACATCGTCCATTTAACGATGGCAACCAGAACGCCGGACAAATACGATTCGGATCTGGCTCACTGGATTGAATTCGGTGTGAGCCCGCGAGCAACCATCGCACTGGATCAGGTTTCCAGAGCCCATGCATGGTTGAATGGCCAGGACTTTGTTGCTCCGGATAACGTAATGAGCGTGTTACATGATGTTTTCCGTCATCGTCTGCTGCTTACCTACGGTGCTCAGGCAGAACACATAGTTACTGACATGGTAATTGATAGGCTTCTTGACGTTGTACCCGTAGCTTAA